In Magnetospirillum sp. WYHS-4, one genomic interval encodes:
- a CDS encoding acyl carrier protein — MSDVAERVKKIVIEHLGVDEAKVVENANFIDDLGADSLDTVELVMAFEEEFGCEIPDDAAEKILTIKDAIDYISKHAS; from the coding sequence ATGAGCGACGTCGCCGAGCGCGTTAAGAAGATCGTCATCGAGCACCTGGGCGTCGACGAGGCCAAGGTCGTCGAGAACGCCAACTTCATCGACGATCTGGGCGCCGACAGCCTGGATACCGTGGAGCTGGTCATGGCCTTCGAGGAAGAGTTCGGTTGCGAGATCCCGGACGACGCCGCCGAAAAGATCCTGACCATCAAGGATGCGATCGACTACATCAGCAAGCACGCTTCCTGA
- the fabF gene encoding beta-ketoacyl-ACP synthase II, with the protein MRRVVVTGLGLVTPLGCGVEPTWKRVLESQSGIRPIAHFDVSDIPAKIAGTVAEGPTAEGLFHADDWVSPKDRRRMDRFIVYGLAAAQQAVEDSGWKPTVDEDQWRSGVLIGSGIGGLPEIEKGSLTVNTEGVRRLSPFFIPASLINLVSGHVSIKYGFKGPNHAVVTACSTGAHAIGDAARMIMLDDADVMVAGGAEAACCRVGMAGFAQARALSTNFNDTPSKGSRPWDKDRDGFVMGEGAGVVVLEEYEHAKKRGAKIYAEVVGYGMSGDAYHITAPSETGDGAFRCMTMALKRAGMKPEDIDYINAHGTSTPLGDEIELGAIKRLFGDHAYKLSMSSTKSSIGHLLGAAGAVEAIFSILAIRDQVAPPTLNLDNPSDGCDIDLVPHVAKKRTIRAALSNSFGFGGTNASLIVKAV; encoded by the coding sequence ATGCGGAGAGTTGTGGTCACCGGTCTCGGTCTCGTGACGCCCCTTGGCTGCGGCGTCGAACCCACATGGAAGCGGGTGCTGGAATCCCAGTCGGGCATCAGGCCGATCGCCCATTTCGACGTTTCCGACATCCCGGCCAAGATCGCCGGCACGGTGGCCGAAGGACCGACGGCGGAAGGCCTGTTCCATGCTGACGACTGGGTGTCGCCCAAGGACCGGCGCCGCATGGACCGCTTCATCGTCTACGGCTTGGCCGCCGCCCAGCAGGCGGTCGAGGATTCGGGCTGGAAGCCCACGGTCGACGAGGACCAGTGGCGCTCCGGCGTGCTGATCGGCTCCGGCATCGGCGGCCTGCCCGAGATCGAGAAGGGGTCGCTGACCGTCAACACCGAGGGCGTGCGGCGCCTCAGCCCCTTCTTCATCCCGGCCAGCCTGATTAACCTGGTGTCGGGCCATGTTTCCATCAAGTACGGCTTCAAGGGCCCCAACCACGCGGTGGTGACCGCCTGTTCGACCGGCGCGCATGCCATCGGCGACGCGGCCCGCATGATTATGCTGGACGATGCCGACGTGATGGTGGCGGGGGGAGCGGAGGCCGCCTGCTGCCGGGTCGGCATGGCGGGATTCGCCCAGGCCCGCGCCCTCAGCACCAACTTCAACGATACGCCCAGCAAGGGCTCGCGCCCCTGGGACAAGGATCGCGACGGCTTCGTCATGGGCGAGGGCGCCGGGGTGGTGGTGCTGGAGGAATACGAGCACGCCAAGAAGCGTGGCGCCAAGATCTACGCCGAGGTGGTGGGCTACGGCATGTCGGGCGATGCCTATCACATCACCGCGCCTTCCGAGACCGGCGACGGCGCCTTCCGTTGCATGACCATGGCGCTCAAGCGCGCCGGCATGAAGCCGGAAGACATCGACTACATCAACGCCCACGGCACTTCGACCCCGTTGGGCGACGAAATCGAGTTGGGGGCCATCAAGCGCCTGTTCGGTGACCATGCCTACAAGCTTTCCATGTCCTCCACCAAGTCCTCCATCGGCCATCTGCTGGGGGCGGCGGGCGCGGTGGAAGCCATCTTCTCCATCCTCGCCATCCGCGACCAGGTGGCGCCGCCGACCCTCAACCTGGACAATCCTTCCGACGGCTGCGACATCGACCTGGTGCCCCATGTGGCGAAGAAGCGGACCATCCGGGCCGCCCTGTCCAATTCGTTCGGCTTCGGCGGCACCAACGCCTCGCTGATCGTCAAGGCGGTCTGA